The genomic region AAGTTTATTTGTATAGGCTTGAATTATGCCGATCACGCAGCAGAGTCTGGTAAGCCAATCCCTGCAGAACCAGAGGTTTTCACAAAAGCAACTAGTGCAATTTCAGGTCCTTATGATGCAATTATCAAACCTAAAAATAGTGATAAGCTTGATTGGGAAGTGGAATTAGCAATCGTTATAGGTAAAAACGCTTCTTATATTGATGAAAAAGACGCGCATAAATATATTGCTGGGTATTGCGTATGTAATGATGTTTCTGAGCGAACTTTTCAATTGGAAAAAGGATGTCAGTGGGATAAAGGTAAGGGTTGTGATACTTTTGGGCCCATTGGCCCTTGGTTAGTAACTAGTGACGAGGTTTCAGATCCAAATAATTTATCTATGTGGTTAGAGGTAAATGGTAAAACATTCCAAAAAGGTAATACAAACACCATGATCTTTAAACCATCTTTTATAGTCAGCTATTTAAGTCAATTCATGAGCTTACAACCTGGTGATATTATTTCAACTGGAACCCCACCTGGGGTAGGCTTAGGACAAGACCCGGCTACATACCTAGAACATGGAGATAGAGTAAGTTTAGGCATAGAAGGTCTAGGAGCCCAAGAACAAACTGTCATTCCATGCTCTTATTAAGTAATTCACCTCAAGGGCATGAACTGAAGTATTGTACTTGAAACGATTACCTTAGCCATTTTTTCATAATAAAATTTTGACTAAAGAAGCCATCTACTATTGAGGCGCTTCTTT from Thalassotalea sp. Sam97 harbors:
- a CDS encoding fumarylacetoacetate hydrolase family protein, with product MKLLRYGPKGQEKPGVLDEQGNIRCLSHIINDIDSDALSESGINKLKELALNELPIVESPERIGACVANVGKFICIGLNYADHAAESGKPIPAEPEVFTKATSAISGPYDAIIKPKNSDKLDWEVELAIVIGKNASYIDEKDAHKYIAGYCVCNDVSERTFQLEKGCQWDKGKGCDTFGPIGPWLVTSDEVSDPNNLSMWLEVNGKTFQKGNTNTMIFKPSFIVSYLSQFMSLQPGDIISTGTPPGVGLGQDPATYLEHGDRVSLGIEGLGAQEQTVIPCSY